In one Lolium rigidum isolate FL_2022 chromosome 3, APGP_CSIRO_Lrig_0.1, whole genome shotgun sequence genomic region, the following are encoded:
- the LOC124697481 gene encoding UDP-glucose flavonoid 3-O-glucosyltransferase 7-like — protein sequence MAAAAGLGDGDGGRRPLRVFFLPFFARGHLIPMTDLACRMAATRPAEVEATMVVTPANAALIATTVTRATASGHAVRLLQYPFPGVGLASGVECLGAAPAHDAWRVHHAVDLSQPIHEELIRQHRPDVIVADAPFWRTTDVAAEIGVPRLTFHPVGVFPQLAMNKLAPLRPDIVRAGGAAGPVVSVPGMPGGKEIAIPASELPEFLVQEDHLAMSWDRIKAGQLAGFGVIVNTFAALEKPYCDEFSRVDARRAYFVGPVGSPSHSTVDRGGDGDVECLRWLSTKPSRSVVFVCFGSWAHFSARQVRELALGLEASNQTFLWVVRSGDSDAPEGWEQRVAGRGMVVRGWAPQLAVLAHPSVGAFLTHCGWNSLLEAASAGVPVLTWPLVFEQFINERLVTEVAAFGTRVWDGGKRSVRAEDADIVPAEAIARAVAEFMESGERREKMRARAEELAENARAAVSDGGSSWHDLRRLIDDLTEAKASRVPRNEDPYHRS from the coding sequence ATGGCGGCCGCCGCGGGtttgggcgacggcgacggcgggaggCGGCCGCTGCGGGTGTTCTTCCTGCCCTTCTTCGCGCGGGGGCACCTCATCCCGATGACCGACCTGGCTTGCCGCATGGCGGCGACGCggccggcggaggtggaggccacGATGGTGGTGACGCCGGCCAACGCGGCTCTGATCGCCACCACGGTCACGCGCGCCACGGCATCGGGGCACGCCGTGCGCCTGCTCCAATACCCGTTCCCGGGCGTCGGCCTGGCCAGTGGGGTGGAGTGCCTCGGTGCCGCACCGGCGCATGACGCCTGGCGGGTGCACCACGCCGTGGACCTGTCGCAACCGATCCACGAGGAGCTGATCCGACAGCACCGGCCCGACGTCATCGTGGCGGACGCACCGTTCTGGCGGACCACGGATGTCGCCGCCGAGATCGGTGTCCCGCGCCTCACGTTCCACCCCGTCGGCGTCTTCCCGCAGCTCGCCATGAACAAGCTCGCCCCCCTCCgccccgacatcgtccgggccggCGGCGCCGCGGGTCCGGTGGTGTCCGTACCAGGGATGCCCGGCGGGAAGGAGATCGCCATCCCGGCGTCGGAGCTCCCGGAGTTCCTCGTCCAGGAAGACCACCTCGCCATGTCGTGGGACCGGATCAAGGCGGGCCAGCTTGCCGGCTTTGGCGTCATCGTCAACACCTTCGCTGCCCTGGAAAAGCCGTACTGCGACGAGTTCAGCCGCGTAGACGCTCGCCGCGCGTACTTCGTCGGCCCAGTCGGCTCGCCGTCGCACTCAACCGTGgaccgcggcggcgacggtgacgtGGAATGCCTGCGTTGGTTGTCGACGAAGCCGAGTCGGTCGGTGGTGTTCGTGTGCTTCGGGAGCTGGGCCCACTTCTCGGCGCGCCAGGTCCGGGAGCTCGCGCTGGGGCTAGAGGCGTCGAACCAGACCTTCCTGTGGGTGGTCCGCTCTGGCGACTCCGACGCGCCGGAGGGGTGGGAGCAGCGCGTCGCCGGCCGCGGCATGGTCGTTCGCGGGTGGGCGCCACAGCTGGCGGTACTGGCGCACCCGTCGGTGGGCGCGTTCTTGACCCACTGCGGCTGGAACTCTCTGCTGGAGGCCGCGTCGGCCGGTGTGCCGGTGCTCACGTGGCCGCTGGTGTTCGAGCAGTTCATCAACGAACGGCTGGTCACCGAAGTGGCGGCGTTCGGGACGAGGGTGTGGGATGGAGGCAAGCGCAGTGTGAGGGCGGAGGACGCGGACATCGTGCCGGCAGAGGCGATCGCTCGGGCGGTGGCCGAGTTCATGGAGAGCGGAGAGCGTCGGGAGAAGATGAGGGCCAGGGCAGAGGAGCTGGCCGAGAACGCGCGTGCGGCGGTCAGCGACGGCGGGTCGTCGTGGCACGATTTACGCCGCCTGATCGACGATCTGACTGAGGCTAAGGCCTCAAGGGTTCCCCGAAACGAGGACCCATATCATCGCAGTTAA